A single window of Anaerocolumna chitinilytica DNA harbors:
- a CDS encoding S8 family peptidase: MDQDCRQYIISDEYADFIVENGSPLSRFLAIENTCQTPLTNSHTAVYVPIANIPENMIQTFGYGVFPSCFGLMDTGSLESSGITKIRNIPVFNLRGNGTLVGIIDTGIDYTHEAFRNADGTSKIVAIWDQTIQTGPPPQGFLYGTEYTREQLNQALTNPNPLSVVPTNDESGHGTFLAGIIAGNTNESQNFSGIVPDAAIVIVKLKQAKPYIRSFFQIPDNVICYSETDIIFGINYLMAMARTLAVPVSICIGFGTSQGAHDERGILSSYISLLADYSGVAITVAGGNEGNTGHHFQGNIQNTTNYVTVDLHVGSNVNGFSMELWGEAPSTFSVDILSPSGEYIPRIPARIGETRVIRFIFEKTVIYIDYQLVESQTGDQLILMRFSSPSEGIWRFRVYSSSDLQSSFHIWLPISQFLDPTTAFVEPNPYTTLTSPGNTLIPIVVTAYNYTNNSLYLNASRGFTRTNAINPDLAAPGVNLVGPAPGGGYTTMSGTSVAAAHTTGVAAMVLQWGIIDGYYTQLDSVEIKNLMLRGARRDPNQTYPNREWGYGILDIYNSFNSLRGETVPGAVQ, translated from the coding sequence ATGGACCAGGATTGCAGACAATATATCATTAGTGATGAGTACGCTGACTTCATTGTGGAAAATGGTTCACCGCTGAGTCGATTTCTTGCAATAGAAAATACCTGTCAGACCCCTTTAACCAATAGTCATACGGCAGTATATGTACCTATAGCAAATATTCCTGAAAACATGATTCAAACTTTTGGGTATGGCGTATTCCCCAGCTGCTTCGGACTTATGGACACTGGAAGTCTGGAAAGTTCTGGTATTACAAAAATACGTAATATACCTGTGTTTAATCTGAGAGGAAACGGCACTCTGGTTGGTATTATAGATACTGGAATTGATTATACTCACGAAGCCTTCCGAAATGCAGACGGTACTTCCAAAATCGTTGCCATATGGGATCAGACTATTCAGACAGGTCCTCCTCCCCAAGGATTTCTATACGGTACGGAATATACCAGGGAACAGTTAAACCAAGCACTAACGAATCCAAATCCCCTGTCTGTAGTTCCCACGAATGACGAAAGTGGTCATGGTACCTTTCTAGCCGGAATCATAGCTGGCAATACCAATGAATCTCAGAACTTTTCCGGTATTGTGCCGGATGCAGCTATTGTTATTGTCAAATTAAAACAGGCCAAACCTTATATCAGGAGTTTTTTTCAGATTCCTGATAATGTTATCTGTTATTCCGAAACAGACATTATATTTGGCATTAATTATCTAATGGCTATGGCAAGAACTCTTGCCGTACCGGTATCAATCTGTATTGGCTTTGGTACCTCACAGGGTGCTCATGACGAAAGGGGAATCTTAAGCAGTTATATCTCTCTACTTGCTGATTACAGCGGTGTTGCAATTACTGTCGCCGGTGGAAATGAGGGAAATACCGGACATCATTTTCAAGGTAATATACAAAATACTACGAATTATGTTACCGTAGATCTTCATGTAGGAAGTAATGTAAATGGATTTTCCATGGAATTATGGGGTGAGGCTCCCAGCACCTTTTCCGTTGATATCTTATCCCCCTCCGGAGAATATATACCGCGTATTCCTGCAAGAATTGGAGAAACCAGGGTTATTCGTTTTATATTTGAAAAAACAGTTATTTATATCGATTATCAATTAGTGGAATCTCAAACCGGTGATCAGCTGATATTAATGCGATTCTCTTCCCCTTCCGAGGGTATCTGGAGATTTCGTGTTTATTCCAGCAGTGATTTGCAGTCAAGCTTCCACATATGGCTGCCGATTTCTCAATTTCTGGATCCGACAACCGCTTTTGTGGAGCCGAACCCTTATACTACTTTAACTTCTCCCGGTAATACCTTAATCCCTATTGTAGTGACAGCCTATAATTACACCAATAACAGCTTGTATCTGAATGCCAGCAGAGGCTTTACCAGAACAAATGCAATAAATCCGGATCTGGCAGCACCTGGTGTGAACCTGGTTGGTCCGGCTCCCGGCGGGGGATATACAACTATGTCAGGTACCAGTGTCGCGGCTGCCCATACAACAGGGGTTGCAGCTATGGTATTACAATGGGGCATTATCGATGGTTATTATACACAGCTTGACAGTGTAGAAATTAAGAACCTAATGCTGCGCGGCGCTAGAAGAGATCCAAATCAGACATATCCGAACAGAGAATGGGGTTATGGTATTCTGGATATCTATAATTCCTTCAACAGTTTGCGGGGTGAAACAGTTCCCGGAGCAGTCCAATAA
- a CDS encoding phage holin family protein has translation MDGLRAFVLTIIGITGGFITTLFGGWSTALTTLIIVMAVDYISGLAVAGIFKKSPKSKTGALESKAGWAGLFRKGMTLLIVLIAYRLDLAVGTTFIKDAVIIAYITNETVSITENAGLMGVPIPPPLKKAIDILKQKTEEEDSSNGK, from the coding sequence ATGGATGGATTAAGAGCATTTGTATTAACAATTATCGGTATAACAGGGGGATTTATAACAACATTATTCGGGGGATGGAGTACAGCATTGACTACACTAATCATTGTAATGGCGGTGGATTACATAAGTGGGCTGGCGGTTGCTGGCATCTTTAAAAAGTCACCTAAAAGTAAAACAGGAGCATTGGAAAGTAAGGCTGGATGGGCAGGATTATTCAGGAAGGGGATGACACTTTTAATCGTTTTGATTGCTTACCGGCTCGATCTGGCAGTCGGGACTACATTCATTAAAGATGCTGTGATAATTGCATACATAACGAACGAGACTGTTAGCATTACTGAAAATGCCGGTCTTATGGGAGTACCTATTCCTCCGCCTTTAAAAAAAGCTATAGACATCTTAAAACAGAAAACAGAAGAGGAGGATTCCAGTAATGGCAAATAG
- a CDS encoding collagen-like protein codes for MALDKVRVQLLDENSGAVIKEVDVLTSADAVLFSDGETFQQKLDAGTLKGQKGDTGATGAQGVKGDTGSTGAAGQRGSQWFTGTGVTGTSTTGTVFSGSGVSSALLGDYFLNSSTGYVYNCTLAGAASVAKWAYVGSIKGIQGDQGPAGSAGSTGAQGATGATGQRGSQWYTGTGVTGTSTTGTVFSSSGVTSAVENDMYLNNSTGYVYTCTLAGTASVAKWVYSGSIKGATGATGATGSTGATGATGPKGDAGDSVRIGTDYATGTQAKLFFKVTN; via the coding sequence ATGGCTTTAGACAAAGTAAGAGTACAGCTCTTAGATGAAAATTCCGGTGCGGTAATAAAAGAAGTTGATGTTTTGACCAGTGCGGATGCCGTGCTTTTTTCAGATGGAGAAACATTTCAACAGAAGTTAGATGCAGGTACACTAAAAGGGCAAAAGGGTGACACAGGTGCAACCGGTGCCCAAGGAGTAAAAGGTGATACCGGAAGTACAGGTGCAGCTGGTCAAAGAGGTAGTCAATGGTTTACCGGTACTGGAGTAACCGGGACTAGTACAACAGGTACTGTGTTTTCTGGTTCTGGTGTATCTTCCGCTCTTTTAGGAGACTATTTTCTTAATTCATCGACCGGATATGTATATAATTGTACCTTGGCCGGAGCTGCATCCGTAGCAAAATGGGCTTATGTCGGTTCGATTAAGGGAATTCAGGGTGACCAAGGGCCCGCAGGCTCAGCTGGATCCACCGGAGCCCAGGGAGCTACCGGGGCAACAGGGCAAAGAGGCAGCCAGTGGTATACCGGAACCGGAGTAACCGGGACGAGTACAACAGGGACTGTATTTTCTAGTTCAGGTGTGACTTCTGCTGTTGAAAATGATATGTACTTAAACAATAGTACGGGATATGTATATACCTGTACACTTGCCGGAACTGCATCTGTAGCAAAGTGGGTATATAGCGGATCTATAAAAGGCGCAACCGGGGCTACTGGTGCAACTGGATCCACTGGAGCTACCGGAGCAACCGGACCTAAAGGGGATGCCGGAGACTCAGTAAGAATTGGAACAGATTATGCAACCGGCACCCAGGCAAAGCTATTCTTTAAAGTAACTAATTAA
- a CDS encoding carbamoyl phosphate synthase small subunit produces the protein MQAFLILEDGNVFAGTSIGSTRDAISEIVFNTSMSGYLEVLTDPSYAGQAVVMTYPLIGNYGVCYEDMESKKSWVDGYIVREIARRPSNFRSEDTIEHFLKQNDIPGIAGIDTRALTKILREKGTMNGMITCREDLDIQEVIKELKGHKVTGVVNKVTCLEKKSYQAKDFTPTSADLARSGLKVNPYKTGHYKVALMDYGSKDNIKDCLLKRGCDVTVYPALTKAEEVFGDKPDGIMLSNGPGDPKECVEVIEEIKKMYQSDIPIFAICLGHQLMALACGGDTRKLKYGHRGANHPVKDLKTGRVYISSQNHGYVVEDGTLKEEIAEKYFINANDGTNEGYHYLGKNIFTVQFHPEACAGPQDSEFLFDEFIKMMEVQGCQE, from the coding sequence ATGCAAGCTTTCTTAATACTGGAAGACGGCAATGTATTTGCAGGAACAAGTATTGGTTCAACAAGGGATGCTATCAGTGAGATCGTATTTAATACCTCAATGTCAGGCTATTTGGAGGTATTGACAGACCCTTCCTATGCAGGACAGGCTGTTGTTATGACATATCCCTTGATTGGAAATTATGGAGTATGCTATGAAGACATGGAATCTAAAAAGTCTTGGGTTGACGGGTATATTGTAAGAGAAATTGCAAGGAGACCCAGTAACTTCCGCAGCGAGGATACCATTGAACATTTTTTAAAGCAGAATGATATCCCAGGAATTGCAGGGATTGATACAAGAGCTCTTACGAAGATATTAAGGGAAAAGGGTACCATGAACGGTATGATTACCTGCAGGGAAGATCTGGATATTCAGGAAGTAATAAAGGAACTTAAAGGACATAAGGTAACAGGTGTGGTAAATAAGGTAACTTGTTTGGAAAAGAAAAGCTACCAGGCGAAAGATTTTACACCTACCAGCGCAGACCTTGCAAGAAGCGGCTTAAAGGTTAATCCTTACAAAACAGGTCATTATAAGGTCGCATTAATGGATTATGGCTCCAAAGATAATATAAAGGACTGTCTGCTGAAAAGAGGCTGTGACGTGACTGTTTATCCAGCGCTCACAAAGGCTGAAGAAGTCTTTGGAGATAAGCCGGATGGTATTATGCTTTCAAACGGACCGGGAGATCCGAAGGAATGCGTGGAAGTAATTGAAGAGATAAAGAAAATGTATCAAAGCGATATTCCCATCTTTGCAATCTGCCTGGGACACCAGCTTATGGCATTAGCCTGCGGTGGAGATACCAGAAAGTTAAAGTACGGACACAGAGGTGCTAACCATCCGGTTAAGGACCTAAAGACAGGCCGTGTATATATCTCCTCTCAGAATCATGGCTATGTAGTTGAAGACGGTACCTTAAAAGAAGAGATTGCGGAAAAATATTTTATCAATGCCAACGACGGGACCAATGAAGGCTATCATTATCTGGGAAAGAATATTTTCACGGTGCAATTCCATCCCGAGGCCTGTGCTGGCCCTCAGGATTCTGAGTTTCTGTTTGATGAATTTATAAAAATGATGGAGGTGCAGGGATGCCAAGAATAG
- the carB gene encoding carbamoyl-phosphate synthase large subunit: MPRIENIKKVLVIGSGPIIIGQAAEFDYAGTQACRSLKEEGIEVILVNSNPATIMTDKDIADKVYIEPLTPDMVKKILLLEMPDSVLPTLGGQAALNIAMELEESGFLKDNGIRLIGTTSETIKKAEDRQEFKSTMEKIGEPCASSTVVTKVEDALSFAETIGYPVVVRPAYTLGGSGGGIAADADILKEICSNGLRLSRVGQCLIERSIAGWKEIEYEVMRDNQGNCITVCNMENIDPVGVHTGDSIVVAPSQTLSDKEYQMLRTSALNIITELKITGGCNVQYALNPDSFEYCVIEVNPRVSRSSALASKATGYPIAKVAAKIALGYNLDEIPNAITGKTYASFEPALDYVVVKIPKWPFDKFIMAKRTLTTQMKATGEVMSICTNFEGALMKALRSLEQNIYSLNYGNYSKYSMEDIKEFLHRIDDRRLFVIAEAIRRGISYDEIFAITKVDRWFLDKIAILVEMEEELKTQPLTKELLEEAKRLEYPDRVIAELTGKSPEEIKRLRKEEYKILPAFKMVDTCAAEFEASTPYYYSCYKSFNEVEETKGRKKVMVLGSGPIRIGQGIEFDYCSVHSVWALSKAGYETIIVNNNPETVSTDFDIADKLYFEPLTPEDVESIVDLEKPDGAVVQFGGQTAIKLTEALLKMGVPILGTSAEDVDAAEDRELFDAILEECSIPRPAGKTVFTTEEAIKAAGELGYPVLVRPSYVLGGQGMQIAISDDDIHEFMDIINLNVQEHPILVDKYLMGKEVEVDAVCDGEDILIPGIMEHVERAGIHSGDSISVYPAQNVSEKIQKVIVEYTRRLAKSLHVIGLINIQFIVYHDEVYVIEVNPRSSRTVPYISKVTGIPIVELASQVILGDKLKELGYGTGLAAEAGYIAIKMPVFSFEKLYGADISLGPEMKSTGECLGIAKTFNEALYKAFLGAGINLPKHKKMIMTVKDADKQEAVEIAGRFKNLGYEIYATRSTAKYLNDNGVKAIPVNKLDKESPTIIDLIMGHEIDLVIDTPTQGRDKNRDGFLIRRTSIENGVTCLTSLDTAGALVTSLENADMKNISLVNIAAL; the protein is encoded by the coding sequence ATGCCAAGAATAGAGAATATCAAAAAAGTACTGGTGATAGGGTCTGGTCCAATTATTATTGGTCAGGCAGCAGAATTTGATTATGCCGGTACACAGGCTTGCCGCTCTTTAAAAGAAGAAGGAATTGAAGTAATATTAGTCAATTCGAATCCTGCAACCATAATGACAGATAAAGATATTGCGGATAAGGTATATATTGAGCCTCTGACACCGGATATGGTAAAGAAGATACTACTTCTTGAGATGCCGGACAGTGTACTTCCTACTCTTGGTGGTCAGGCAGCGTTAAATATTGCTATGGAATTAGAGGAATCCGGCTTTTTAAAGGATAATGGAATTCGGTTGATTGGAACTACCTCAGAGACAATTAAGAAGGCTGAGGATCGCCAGGAATTCAAATCCACAATGGAGAAAATCGGTGAGCCTTGTGCATCAAGTACCGTAGTAACCAAAGTGGAAGATGCATTAAGCTTTGCAGAAACTATTGGCTATCCGGTAGTGGTAAGACCGGCTTACACTCTTGGTGGAAGCGGCGGCGGTATTGCAGCTGATGCAGATATTTTAAAAGAAATCTGCTCGAATGGACTTAGATTAAGCCGTGTGGGCCAGTGCCTGATTGAAAGAAGTATTGCAGGCTGGAAAGAAATTGAGTATGAGGTAATGAGAGATAATCAAGGAAATTGCATTACCGTTTGTAATATGGAAAATATCGACCCCGTTGGTGTTCATACAGGAGATAGTATTGTTGTGGCACCTTCACAGACCTTATCTGATAAAGAATATCAAATGCTTAGAACTTCAGCTCTAAATATCATAACTGAGCTAAAAATCACAGGTGGTTGTAACGTACAATATGCCTTAAATCCTGATTCTTTTGAGTACTGTGTAATCGAAGTAAATCCAAGGGTAAGCCGTTCCTCTGCATTAGCCTCTAAGGCTACCGGATACCCCATAGCAAAAGTAGCAGCTAAAATCGCTTTAGGCTATAATCTGGATGAGATCCCCAATGCAATTACAGGCAAGACCTATGCCAGCTTTGAACCTGCCCTTGATTATGTGGTAGTCAAAATACCAAAGTGGCCTTTTGACAAATTCATTATGGCAAAGAGAACCTTGACCACTCAGATGAAAGCCACCGGTGAGGTTATGAGTATCTGCACCAATTTTGAAGGTGCTCTTATGAAGGCATTACGTTCACTGGAACAGAATATATACAGCTTAAATTATGGTAATTACAGTAAGTACTCAATGGAGGATATCAAAGAATTTCTGCACCGCATTGATGACCGCCGATTATTTGTAATCGCAGAAGCTATCAGGAGAGGAATTTCTTATGATGAAATATTTGCAATTACAAAGGTTGACAGGTGGTTTTTAGATAAGATAGCTATTTTGGTTGAAATGGAAGAAGAACTTAAAACTCAGCCACTTACCAAGGAGCTTCTGGAGGAAGCAAAGAGACTGGAATATCCAGACCGTGTTATTGCTGAACTTACCGGTAAGAGTCCGGAAGAAATAAAGAGACTTCGTAAGGAAGAATATAAGATACTCCCGGCCTTTAAGATGGTAGATACCTGTGCTGCAGAATTCGAAGCCAGTACTCCTTACTACTATTCCTGCTATAAGAGCTTTAATGAAGTAGAGGAGACAAAGGGAAGAAAAAAAGTTATGGTTCTAGGTTCCGGTCCAATCCGTATCGGTCAGGGTATCGAATTCGATTATTGTTCGGTGCACAGCGTTTGGGCACTGTCAAAAGCAGGTTATGAAACGATTATTGTAAATAATAACCCGGAAACAGTAAGTACAGACTTTGATATCGCTGACAAACTCTATTTTGAACCCCTTACACCGGAAGATGTAGAATCCATCGTAGACCTTGAGAAGCCTGACGGAGCGGTTGTTCAGTTTGGCGGTCAGACTGCTATCAAATTAACGGAAGCCCTTCTTAAAATGGGAGTACCAATCCTTGGCACCAGTGCGGAAGATGTGGATGCAGCTGAGGATAGAGAACTCTTTGATGCTATCTTAGAGGAATGCTCCATACCTAGACCTGCCGGAAAGACTGTGTTTACCACGGAAGAGGCAATTAAAGCAGCCGGTGAGCTCGGGTATCCGGTATTGGTCAGACCTTCCTATGTATTAGGCGGACAGGGAATGCAGATTGCTATCAGCGATGATGATATCCACGAATTTATGGACATCATCAACTTAAATGTACAGGAACATCCCATTCTGGTAGATAAATACCTGATGGGGAAGGAAGTGGAAGTTGATGCAGTGTGTGACGGAGAAGATATCTTAATTCCAGGTATTATGGAGCATGTGGAACGTGCAGGTATCCACTCCGGAGACAGTATTTCCGTATATCCGGCCCAGAATGTTTCTGAAAAGATTCAAAAGGTCATTGTGGAATACACCAGAAGACTGGCAAAGTCCCTTCATGTAATCGGCTTAATCAATATACAGTTTATTGTATATCATGATGAAGTATATGTAATCGAAGTGAATCCACGTTCCAGCCGTACAGTACCATATATCAGTAAGGTAACCGGTATTCCGATTGTTGAGCTTGCATCTCAGGTGATTCTGGGAGATAAATTAAAAGAATTAGGGTATGGCACAGGACTTGCTGCAGAAGCCGGTTATATAGCCATCAAGATGCCGGTATTTTCCTTTGAAAAGCTCTATGGAGCAGATATCAGCCTTGGGCCGGAAATGAAATCCACAGGAGAGTGCTTAGGAATTGCAAAGACCTTTAATGAAGCGCTTTATAAAGCCTTCCTGGGAGCCGGAATTAATTTGCCGAAGCATAAGAAGATGATAATGACCGTGAAAGATGCAGATAAGCAAGAAGCGGTTGAGATAGCTGGAAGGTTCAAAAATCTGGGTTACGAGATTTATGCCACCAGAAGTACTGCTAAGTATTTAAATGATAATGGTGTAAAAGCAATCCCTGTAAATAAGCTGGATAAAGAATCACCTACGATTATTGACTTGATTATGGGGCATGAAATTGATCTGGTTATTGATACACCTACCCAGGGAAGAGATAAAAACAGAGATGGCTTCTTAATAAGAAGAACATCTATTGAAAATGGAGTAACCTGTCTGACTTCGCTGGATACAGCAGGAGCATTGGTAACAAGTCTTGAAAATGCAGATATGAAAAATATTTCACTGGTTAATATTGCAGCATTATAA
- a CDS encoding glucosaminidase domain-containing protein, protein MANRKFIEQIAAASLKYYPTYKILPSMTIAQACLESAWGKTGLAKDCNNFFGMKWTSSCGVDYEEYSTKEQKKDGTWYTIKAKFRKYPGVIEGIKGYYDFLNYTRYKNLKGQTDYREACRLIREDGWATDLSYTSKLVTLVKDNELWKFDLQAIYPKGPLGNITPDTNFLAIVWLQNGLNTCLAGVKGFDTLKVDGDYGVKTRAAVLLYWDLLGWNKSTGWSVGVNTKKALVAGRKIEK, encoded by the coding sequence ATGGCAAATAGAAAATTTATTGAGCAGATTGCAGCTGCCTCACTAAAATATTATCCTACATACAAAATCCTTCCCAGCATGACGATTGCCCAGGCTTGTTTGGAGTCCGCTTGGGGAAAGACTGGCCTTGCGAAAGACTGTAATAATTTTTTTGGTATGAAATGGACGAGCTCCTGCGGGGTAGATTACGAAGAGTATTCTACTAAGGAGCAAAAGAAAGATGGTACATGGTACACGATTAAGGCAAAATTTCGAAAGTATCCAGGAGTTATAGAGGGAATTAAGGGGTACTATGATTTCCTGAACTATACCAGGTATAAAAATTTAAAAGGGCAGACAGATTATAGGGAAGCTTGCCGACTTATTCGAGAGGATGGTTGGGCTACGGACCTATCCTATACTTCCAAGCTCGTTACACTGGTTAAGGATAATGAGCTCTGGAAGTTTGATCTACAGGCAATATATCCGAAAGGACCGCTGGGAAATATTACACCAGACACTAATTTCCTGGCTATTGTTTGGCTACAGAACGGACTTAATACATGTCTGGCTGGAGTCAAGGGTTTTGATACCTTAAAAGTTGACGGAGATTACGGAGTAAAGACCAGGGCGGCAGTACTGTTGTACTGGGACTTGTTAGGTTGGAATAAAAGCACAGGATGGAGTGTAGGAGTAAATACTAAAAAAGCACTCGTGGCTGGAAGAAAAATCGAAAAATAG
- a CDS encoding P-loop NTPase fold protein has translation MKSLLTWIQKWYYKVFYIGWLSLFILLLLFSFKWCRDILKGIIISFLGQEILEILYQAFQFLKPAINIMWIVLSFILICLYIMNNYKRKLYIKNIFKENIKDDLDNALFNYINSINMTAFLLNGNWGSGKSHRINEFMEKMNKCGSYRFYRISCFGLTNRSEILKEIKNVCEAEDKSINKKIVNISRSLPVIGELIYSLCKKDYELNNIQKRSIFIFDDLERISVINEEIFESIGTAKELINMYIADRFNIITGLLNELIEQYKMRVIIIANIDKIPPSIFQNQFIDKLSCQKFNLENKNLSILNLVQAQLESFNYTSNEHANIIKVILFNKINSLSYMWNETKIKNLRRLNYIIFSFISTVIKYDLFDDEDLCDNVLISIFLAHQKNRDTEKFIIGENPILFYNKMELYYGGRLEESTINNIMNKNDKKNKFRWCGNEISTEWLTGNQSTVNIEDLRNKISSFDNSFNDAYCNDIDLAIPKTLEEVVLYLIKVRESGINKVIELFKNDEIIFSSIIDRYEDIEYDLPSILRLLKPLYDNKLLDNVYLQACFSDYLKRLKDFSKLKSAHLGNLEPVFLTIINKRQETI, from the coding sequence ATGAAGTCTTTATTAACTTGGATCCAAAAATGGTATTATAAAGTTTTTTATATAGGCTGGCTTTCATTATTCATATTATTATTATTATTTTCATTTAAATGGTGTAGAGATATTTTAAAGGGCATTATTATCTCATTTTTGGGTCAAGAAATTTTAGAGATATTATATCAAGCATTTCAATTTTTAAAACCAGCAATTAATATAATGTGGATAGTATTATCATTTATTTTGATATGTTTATATATAATGAATAATTATAAAAGAAAATTGTATATCAAAAATATTTTCAAGGAAAATATTAAAGATGATTTAGATAATGCTCTATTTAATTATATAAATTCTATTAACATGACTGCATTTTTACTCAACGGTAATTGGGGTTCAGGGAAAAGCCATAGAATAAATGAATTTATGGAAAAAATGAATAAATGTGGTTCTTATAGATTCTATAGAATTTCTTGCTTTGGATTAACTAATAGATCTGAAATATTAAAAGAAATAAAAAATGTATGTGAGGCTGAAGATAAAAGCATCAATAAAAAAATAGTTAATATAAGTCGAAGCTTACCAGTTATAGGTGAATTAATATATTCGTTATGTAAAAAGGATTATGAGTTAAATAATATTCAAAAACGCTCTATTTTCATTTTTGATGACTTGGAACGTATATCAGTAATAAACGAAGAAATATTTGAATCTATAGGTACAGCAAAGGAACTAATTAATATGTATATTGCTGATAGATTTAATATAATAACAGGTCTCCTTAATGAATTAATTGAACAATATAAAATGAGAGTAATAATTATAGCAAATATTGATAAAATACCTCCAAGTATATTTCAGAATCAGTTTATAGATAAATTATCTTGTCAAAAGTTTAATTTAGAAAATAAAAACCTAAGTATTTTGAATCTGGTTCAAGCTCAGTTAGAGTCATTTAATTATACATCGAATGAACATGCTAATATAATAAAAGTAATACTCTTTAATAAAATAAATAGTTTAAGTTATATGTGGAATGAAACAAAAATAAAAAATTTAAGAAGATTAAATTATATAATTTTTTCATTTATTAGCACTGTTATTAAATATGATTTATTCGATGACGAAGACTTATGTGACAATGTTCTAATCAGTATTTTTCTGGCTCATCAAAAAAATAGAGATACTGAAAAATTCATTATAGGAGAAAATCCAATTTTATTTTACAATAAAATGGAACTTTATTATGGTGGAAGACTAGAGGAATCCACAATAAATAATATTATGAATAAAAATGATAAAAAAAATAAATTTAGATGGTGTGGTAATGAAATATCAACAGAATGGTTAACTGGTAATCAATCAACAGTAAACATTGAGGATTTAAGAAATAAAATTAGTTCGTTTGATAATAGTTTTAACGATGCATATTGTAATGATATAGATTTAGCTATTCCCAAAACTCTAGAAGAAGTTGTATTATATCTGATAAAGGTAAGAGAATCCGGTATTAATAAAGTTATAGAATTATTTAAGAATGATGAGATAATTTTTTCAAGTATTATAGATAGATATGAGGATATAGAGTATGATCTACCTAGTATTCTTAGGTTGCTGAAACCTTTGTATGATAATAAATTACTAGATAATGTATATCTACAAGCATGCTTTTCGGATTACCTGAAGAGACTTAAAGACTTTTCTAAACTAAAAAGCGCTCATTTAGGCAATCTAGAACCCGTATTTCTAACGATTATAAATAAAAGACAAGAAACTATATGA